TCGGAGAAAGCTTCTGTGCTTTCTTTTCCTTCACCTTCTAGTTCAAAGGCAGAATAATTAATAACAATCACAATAAGATGTACAACAGAATATAATTAGAAACAGTGGCACTCTAACCTAACTTGCCTATAAATCAGCAAACAAATGGTAGGTTTTCGAGTCCACGGAAATGAGTCTAAGAGCAGCGACAGCTGCAGCAAAAGACATGAGACCGAAGAAACAGACATTAAGCCAGTGCCATAGTTTCTGACCGGAACTCAACTTGTTCCTCTTGGCCCTCAGGTACATGTGGTTTGCCAGGATGAAGGTGAGCGGGAATGTACTTATCGCACCTGTCAAGCTCATGAAATCCCCGAGGAAAGGTAATAGAGCTGCCACAAATGTGTTGAATGTCAAGTATCCTCCCCTTACCATTACACGAAAGCCTAAGTTACGAGGGGCCAGTGCACTTCCTGTGATGCCGAACCTTGTGTCTAAGTATTCATACATGGGACTCGCAAATATCTGGAAGAACACCAAAAAGAACCGTAAATAAGATGGACCTTATGAGTAGACTTAGCAAATGGGTCATTCTAGTCGGGTCCAGGTGGGGTCGTGAAGTGTTTAGGTCATTTGTTGTGCGAAGTTAACGAGTCATTTCAGGGTTAGTTCGGGGACAGTGATTATGGGCAGGGTACATTAGCTCATTTTCTTGTTCGAGTAAATGGAAAAGAGACTAGGTAGAAAAGGATGAAGAAATTTACGTGCAAAGAAATAACTGTTTGTAGGAATGCGGAAACATTGGCCAACGTCTTAACCCAGACGGGTCCTCGGACACTGCTCAGCAAATAGGTTGATGTTGAAGATCCATAAGCCCAGTAACCAATGAAAGTGACAGCATACATCGGTGCAACTCCAACCGTGAACTGAAAATACAGGGCTTTCATCATGTTCTGTACCACAGGCTTCCTCACTGTAGCCTGTACAAAAACCAGTGTCGAAGCGTTTGAGTTCTGAGAGCATAATTAGAAACAAAATAGCTCGAAGACAAAAACAATCCAATTCTGAAGCAGGGCATGAAGCCATGAATAGAATGCGCGACAATATTGGCCCTTTTTTACGAAAGATGTTTGATTAAAACTGTAACATGTTTACAAATACATGCAAATGTCAATTACATCATCTGGTAAAGTCACTAAGTAGGAATACCCATGGACCGGTTCTAAACCTGTCAGCATTAAATTTGTCCTTTAGCACCCTTTACACCAAAATTTATAATAATCTCGAGGCGATTGGGGGTGGAATTAATTCAGGGATGCACTGGTAACTGGTGAATTGCAGAACACAGACGAGACCCATGTTTAACCAAGAACTATAATAGAACAGAAATAGCTGTACAGTGTACAGCATGTATAGGCAACCACCCTTCATAAATCTAAAGTGAAAtttagtccaaaagaacaggtCCGTAGAGaaataagaaaaaaggatttcaAATGTATACCTGAATCTCAGGAAGCATTCCTGTATTAAAAGCAAAAACCAAATTGGCAGCTGCTCCAATAGTTGTAAATATTTTGCTCACTTTGTCACCTGGTATGCCATAATCTCTTGGAGGGGTTTCAACTCCTATAAAATTGTGTTTACGATCAGTTACTTCCAGCCAAACAGTCATAGAAAAATGCCAGAAAAAAACAAGTTCTTTGTTAGCACGCAAGTTATTTGTGAGTATGTTGTATTTCAGCATACCCTATACCCCTGAAGTTACATAGTACTAGCACAAACCCCTGAGCACTTGGATCAATTGAAGAAGAGTTACTTTGCATTAAGTGATTAACTAAAGGTCTCAGGTTTGAGACATTGGGAATGAAGTCATGTTAAAACTCAAGATCGAGAGCTCTAACGCCCTTGTGTTCCTACCCGGCTTGAAATTGGACTAAACCGGGTGATTACACCCAAAAAAGTTTAACAAACCAGAACATATGTGATCTAGGTTATCCAGGAAAGAGTCGGCGTCAGTTTTAAGTGACACACAAATTGttgtaaagagagaaaaggaaacaAGATCATCAGATATAAACATGTTCCCTTCTATCGGCAAGGGAGAGTTTATGCGTATTGCGTAAGCACTGTGAAGAACTCTATCCAATCCTTGGGAACAAAGTTGAAGAAATCTCCAATTCTCCATATTAGATAAGCAGTTGAAAAAAGCTCAGAAGTCGTAAAGTTCAACTAGTACAAAGATGGCAAACAAAGGTGAGCATACATACCATCACGAACTGAAAGAACAATAGCTATGACAATGTATATCAGGCTGAGAAGCGTCGAAACTCCAAGCCAAATCCTTAGAGCTGATAAATGAGGAATCCCTATTGCAAACATTCCACATACAACCCCGGCAATGATTATACAATACGGAAGCTTCAGTGCATCATCATCCCTGTACAGAACATAGGCTGCCTACAAAAGAAAATTGCACGAGTTGATTAAGAGATAACAAACACAGGCGGAATTCAAGACGGGCGGGTAGGAGACTAGCCCTACACTTGACAAACTACTCATTTGGTTTGGGTGATTACGGAAATGTTAGCATTCGGTTCAGCTCATTTTAAGTCCAGGAATGCTTTGAGTGATATTATCCGGTTGGCCCCGCTAATATCTGAGAAGATAGTCAATAATAAGTTTTTTTTGTTGGTTTGCAAGGCAAACTTATCAGCTCAAGGACATAAGTTCAAACCTATCTCCCTTCCTTTCCCAGGATTAATAGTGATATTCATAAGGTTGTATTTCTAATTTCAACTAGAGTGTCAATGGAGCACTTAAAGAACACACAGTTTACCGTTTTACTTGGAATATTTTCAGAAATTCTGCAACGAAAAGCAGTAGGGAAAAAAGAAATTATTTGAGCAGTTGATTAAAGATTTCAAAATACCTTTAATGCAGAGCCAGCCAGGATGATGAATCCAGTGTTGAtcataaataaatttacatattgCAGTGCCCATGTTAGTGAATAAGCTCTCCGACCTGATAAATATTTTTTTCGCAAAACCATTAGATAGTAGATACAACTAACTTGAAAACTTAACCAAAAACAATTCTTTTGATGGCTTTACAAGTTTACAATGTTTATTTGCTTCATATTACCGTAAATGAATCCTGCAAGATCTCTGTATCTTATATGTCTCCGCCCTCCAAATTCATGAAGGTTAGCAACAAGTGCATTTGCATATAGCGAGATTGCAGTTGCAGCAATTAGACCAACCACACCTCCTATCCATCCAAGAGGAACCATGATCGTCCCTGAATATCCGAGTACATATGCACTGTTGATTCCCGTGGTGAGTACAAAACCAACTTGGAACCATGAATCTACAAGAGAAATGTGTATCAGAGTTAAAAGACTTCAACGACATACAAACCAGTCAAAACTGCAAGCCTTCCTAGATACAACAACCATATCAAACAGAGCTCAAATTTGACACTTCAACCCATGCCAAGTCTTTCAGCCAAATTTGGAGTAACATTCGGTCAACTGTCAAGGTTGGTTTTGTATAACGAGCTTAAATTGGACGTAATTTTTACACTCCATTGACAGCAAGAATTTCATTGCTCTCCTGGAGTCCTGGGCCTATACCCAGAAGCATGGAGTGTAAAATTTTGCTCCCATATCAGCAGAAGCATGTTTTTCAAAAATAGGCGGTAATGCTCCTCTTTAACAATCCATGAGCACTTGATCTAGCTTAACCAAAGATCTCGAGTTTGAGCCCATGAATACTTTAGTGTAAAAACTAGGGTTGGACTAAATCTGATGGTTACAAAAAATCATTTTTACATGACTTTTGAAAGCAGAATTTCTGGAAATAGTCAACATCATTTGTTGACAAAACATACAATCCATCTTATGATTCATAATTTCATACCATTCAAGCGAAAGTGTGAAACGAGAGAAATTCATTTACACGATGAAATTCAACCGTTAGTCCGTTACCATAAGATTAACTAAAacgaaaatgaaaaatgaaaaataaaataaaaaaaggggTCCATTTCACAATATTTGTACTCCCTCCCATGTCAAAGGTAGTAAAAAGAACATCAACTTGCACTTTCTGAATTCCTGAACATGTCCTATTATTGGAAATAAACCCATTTACAGTACCAGATGATGATTTTTCTGGCATTTTACCTAATTAACATAAACATGTTGGAACTATTCTTCTGCCAGCTAAATTATTACTCCGTAATTCCGTATCACATTAATATTAGTAACAAATTCACTGCTTAGGTTGACTAATTAAAATGGATTAATTTCTAATTCAACGCAACCCatcaaaattaattaaaatggattaaaaaaaatttataaaaaaatCCTACTTTAGGTTGATCCATCCCAGTCATTTAAAaaacaaaggtaaataaatgaccggGATGAGGAGTATAATATTGTTAGTTGAACGCAAGTTACGCAACCCATCAAGATTTTATAAGCATACACATAAGTCATAACACATGACATTAAATTACAAACGGgttttctatcctatgcccactagAAAGCAAAAATAGAAAGATTTAAATGTTTTCCTTagaaaaaaaagtaaaagtaatTGTATATTACAATTTCTAATAAAGACATCATTAAATCGCGTTTTCATCATTAACAATATTTTAGGCTAATATAGTGTAAAACAAATCCATACAACTGGAGATCATAATTCATGTAAGTGAAAAAAAAAACCTCTTTTAGAAATTCCGCTATATGATAATTTGTACAAAACCGTCTTATCCAAGAATTCGGGAAATAAACTCTAATTCGGGCCTTCCTGACATCAATAACCACTTAACCAATCTTAAAAAGTACTATAGTACACAATTACACactacaacaaaaacaacaaaccaATGATATCCAATTCT
The Silene latifolia isolate original U9 population chromosome 11, ASM4854445v1, whole genome shotgun sequence genome window above contains:
- the LOC141612377 gene encoding proline transporter 2-like; the protein is MGYIKLTLPKHSEDELTNSTNTPLLYSADSLNNHHQFNQFNNNHYNIHNCNYNTNNRIVMPPYAAEDGSLPHKSGDIINGDPDIGVETAHQISSDSWFQVGFVLTTGINSAYVLGYSGTIMVPLGWIGGVVGLIAATAISLYANALVANLHEFGGRRHIRYRDLAGFIYGRRAYSLTWALQYVNLFMINTGFIILAGSALKAAYVLYRDDDALKLPYCIIIAGVVCGMFAIGIPHLSALRIWLGVSTLLSLIYIVIAIVLSVRDGVETPPRDYGIPGDKVSKIFTTIGAAANLVFAFNTGMLPEIQATVRKPVVQNMMKALYFQFTVGVAPMYAVTFIGYWAYGSSTSTYLLSSVRGPVWVKTLANVSAFLQTVISLHIFASPMYEYLDTRFGITGSALAPRNLGFRVMVRGGYLTFNTFVAALLPFLGDFMSLTGAISTFPLTFILANHMYLRAKRNKLSSGQKLWHWLNVCFFGLMSFAAAVAALRLISVDSKTYHLFADL